A window of the Gossypium arboreum isolate Shixiya-1 chromosome 2, ASM2569848v2, whole genome shotgun sequence genome harbors these coding sequences:
- the LOC108467312 gene encoding F-box only protein 6 encodes MEGLAMLRQLIGQLQDLLHLYGSPPPPLPPSSPFHLLHLHQLPHPFHDHHRRWCFPNINDTSAEDYYSLVMAAGKSGNCKMLEPFKPPPSKRSRKERNRGKLPGSTPASEVMDQEIWKEFPEDLFEAVIARLPIATFFRFRSVCRKWNSLLESQSFSHHCAEIPLANPWFYTITHENMNVGAMYDPSTKKWHHPTISFLPAKMIALPVAAVGGLVCFLDIGHRNFYVCNPLTQSFKELPARSVKVWSRVAVGMTLNGNSTNEGYKILWVGCDGEYEVYESVKNSWSRPGSMPSNIKLPLSLNFRSQAISIDSTLYFMQSDPEGIVSYNMVSGVWKQFIIPAPIHLSDHTLAECEGRIMLVGLLTKNAATCVCIWELQKMTLLWKEVDRMPNIWCLEFYGKHVRMSCLGNKGLFMLSLRSRQMNRLVTYNVMSREWMKVPGCVLPRGRKRQWIACGTAFYPCLTATA; translated from the exons ATGGAAGGGCTGGCCATGCTTAGGCAGCTCATCGGTCAGCTTCAAGACCTCTTGCATCTCTACGGCTCTCCTCCTCCGCCGCTTCCTCCGTCCTCTCCTTTTCACCTTCTTCACCTCCACCAACTGCCTCATCCTTTCCACGACCACCACCGCAG GTGGTGTTTTCCGAATATCAATGATACTTCTGCTGAGGATTACTACAGTCTTGTAATGGCTGCAGGGAAATCTGGAAACTGTAAGATGTTGGAACCTTTCAAGCCTCCACCAAGCAAGAGATCACGAAAGGAGCGGAACCGAGGGAAATTACCTGGAAGTACCCCTGCATCAGAGGTTATGGATCAAGAAATTTGGAAAGAATTCCCTGAAGACCTTTTTGAAGCTGTTATTGCTAGACTTCCCATTGCCACATTTTTCCGCTTTCGCTCTGTTTGTCGTAAATGGAATTCCTTGCTGGAATCACAAAGTTTCTCTCATCATTGTGCTGAAATCCCACTAGCCAATCCCTGGTTTTATACCATTACTCATGAAAATATGAATGTTGGAGCCATGTATGACCCTTCAACCAAGAAATGGCACCACCCGACAATCTCTTTTCTTCCAGCAAAGATGATTGCTCTGCCAGTTGCTGCTGTAGGTGGTCTAGTTTGCTTTCTTGATATTGGTCATAGAAACTTTTATGTCTGCAACCCTTTGACTCAGTCATTTAAAGAGTTGCCAGCAAGGTCAGTTAAAGTGTGGTCACGTGTTGCTGTGGGAATGACTCTGAATGGAAATTCAACCAATGAAGGCTACAAGATCCTGTGGGTGGGGTGTGATGGAGAGTATGAAGTTTATGAATCAGTGAAGAATTCATGGAGCCGACCCGGAAGCATGCCCTCGAACATTAAGCTGCCACTATCACTGAACTTTCGGTCACAAGCAATTTCCATTGATAGCACACTTTACTTCATGCAGTCAGACCCTGAAGGGATTGTGTCCTACAACATGGTTTCTGGGGTATGGAAGCAATTTATAATCCCAGCCCCAATACATCTGAGTGACCACACACTTGCTGAGTGTGAGGGCAGGATCATGCTTGTGGGATTGCTGACAAAAAATGCCGCCACTTGCGTTTGCATATGGGAGCTGCAGAAGATGACGCTCTTGTGGAAGGAGGTGGACAGAATGCCAAACATATGGTGCTTAGAGTTTTACGGGAAGCACGTTAGAATGAGTTGCTTGGGCAACAAAGGTTTGTTCATGTTGTCGTTGAGATCACGACAAATGAACCGACTAGTTACATACAATGTGATGAGCAGGGAGTGGATGAAGGTTCCTGGATGTGTTCTACCACGGGGAAGAAAGCGACAGTGGATAGCATGTGGCACTGCCTTTTACCCTTGCCTGACTGCTACTGCTTAA
- the LOC108466471 gene encoding uncharacterized protein LOC108466471, translated as MTTSRRLADRKVLKFEKNITKRGAVPETSTKKGKDYPVGPMLLGFFVFVVIGSSLFQIIRTATSGGMA; from the exons ATG ACAACATCAAGGCGCCTTGCAGACAGGAAAGTGTTGAAGTTCGAAAAGAACATAACAAAGAGAGGAGCTGTTCCTGAAACAAGCACAAAAAAGGGGAAGGATTATCCTGTTGGCCCTATGTTGCTTGGGTTCTTCGTTTTCGTTGTCATTGGATCAT CTCTCTTCCAGATTATCAGGACAGCGACCAGTGGAGGCATGGCATAA